Genomic window (Polaribacter batillariae):
AATGCAAGAGCTTATTACGATGCTGCTGTGTATTTTAAATCGGAAGATAAAGACATTAGCAAAGCGGTAACTTGGATAGACAAAGCCGTTGAAATGTCTAAAGACGATCCTAAATTTTGGATGTTAAGACAACAATCTTTAATACATGCAAAAGCAGGAAAAACAGCTACTGCAATCGCGGCTGCAAAACAATCTTTAGAACTGGCTAAAAAAGCGGGTAACGACAGTTATGTAAAAATGAACGAAAATTCTTTAAAAGAATGGGGAGCAAAATAATTTGATTTTCTTCTCAAAAGCATTTAAAATCTCAAGTTAAAACTTGAGATTTTTTTGTTTTAAAGGTAATGGTGTTTTTCTCTATTGAGTTTCTAAATAAAAAAACATTAGTTAGCTACTGATATAAGTCATTTAAACAACTCATATCAACGATAAAGTTGGCATTAATTATACCTAATAGTAGGTATTGAATTACTAAAAATAAATTCTAATCTTTAACCAAACCTAAAAACCTGAGTTCGATTAATAAATTGTCAACTGATTAGACTTTACAGTCTGATATTTTATAGCAGGTTTTTTTGGTAAAAAGCTATATGCAATAAGACCTGCGATTATGTTTGACAAGAAATTAGTAAAACTTCTATGTCTAGAATGTTCAATTTGACAAATATTTTTGAGTTCGTCATTTACGGTTTCAATAACAGAGCGTTTACGCAGTAAAATTTTATCACTCATTGTCATTAAAGAATTCTTCATATTGTTTTTAATATGAGTAATTAAATGCAATCCATCAGCAAAAAGTAACTGCATTAAATCTTTTCCAACATAACCTTTGTCCGCATATAACTTACCATAAATTTTATCTAAAAAAGACTTCTTTTTTAATGGCGTTCTATCATCAACATTAGCTTGGGTTATGCAGAAGTTTAGGATTTCACCTTTATCATTTATAACGATATGCAATTTAAAGCCATGGAACCATCCTATAGTGGATTTTCCAGTGGTTGCAATGCCTTTAAATACTTTATTATTCTTAATTCGTTTGGGGCTGCAAACTCTAACAGGTGTAGAATCTACAAAAGAAATACCCGTAGAATTACCTAAACAACATGTCTTTAAAAATAAAGTCATTGGCATGAGGTTTTGCTGCATGAGTTCTGTAAATCTATTGTATGAAACTGTAGCTGGGAAATCATCTTGCATATGCTTTTGCAAGTAATACACGTAAAAGTGTTTAAAGGTCCTAAAACCACTAAGCTGAAACAAAATGGTAATGGTAATTACCTCGCTATTTGACATAACACTGGGACGTTTTGATGGATTGCCTAAAAGGTGTTTACTGACTATTTGGTCATATTCTTTACAAAATTCATCAACAAGACAGAAAATTTCAGTAATTTTAGAGTAGATTATCATAGATAGATTTTTAGATTAATAAATTGAAATTCAATACTTTAATTTACTGAAAATCTATCTTTTTTACTAGAAAAAAATGCCTAAATTTTAATCGAACTCAGGTTAAAAAATAATATTATGGGACAAAAATCTACAAAACATATTAATGACGTAATGAATGAATCAGTTGCAAAAACTGAAACACCACCAGCAATTGAAGAAGCAAATAAATTACTTCAAATTAAAAGAAATCAAATTTTTATTGAAGACGACTCTTTCATTGGAGACCCTTATTCTTTATTAGGTCGAGTAATAGAAGTAAGGAGTAAAGATGGTAAATGTAACAATAATGTTAACAATGGATATGCAGAATTTTCTGCTTTTCCAATACCTGGCGTTACAGTAAACGAAAATTCTAAAATTAGACAACCTTTAAAAACAAAATCTTTTATAGTAGATAAAAAATTAAGCCTTGAAGTTGGTTTTCTAAACTTTTTAAACTCAAAACTAGATAACGAATCTCTATTTAGTGTAATTGTGTATGACCAAGCTGTTGGGCTTTTAAAAATTCAAGATCCTAATTATTTAACTGGTATGAGAATGTGGATTCAACAAAATGAAAATATAATTAATGATCCAGAAATCTGCCACCTTCTTGTGGTAACAGGAATGGTTCAAAAAAATATAATTAGGAAGAAATATAAAAAATTTGAAGTAAAAGCAAAAGGAGGAGCATATGGGTTAAGTGTCAATGGAAATTTATACACAAGCACCGAAGACTATTCACTAGATATGCGATTTGGACTTTCTTATCAAAGAATTCCTATCCCTAATAAAACAGATATTTTAAAACAACCATCTATAAACATAGCTAAATCAAAAATAGACATCGCAGATATTGATGATTTTCTTACATTAAGAAATTCCGAAATAAAGGGTCTGGATATATTCAATTCAGAAGTTAAGACTGAATTTGTTGAGAAATTACTTCTGCCAAATGAAGATGAAATTAACTTTATAGATAACGTAGAGTTCAAAAAATAAATTATGAGAAATACTTTTGCAATATTACTATTACTTCTTTCGCTCACATTATATAATTGTTCAGTAACAAAAGGAATAGAAAATAAAACTGTAAAAAATGCTATTAGTTTACAAGAAGATGTGATTAATAATCCTTTCTTTAAAAAAATATTATTAGAATTAGAAGTTACTAATGATATTGATTGGAGCGAAGGAAGAACAAGCTTTATCAAAGAAGATTTAAACGATTATCAATCTAATACACATTGGTTAATAGATAAATACGAAACAAAAGGAGGTTATGATAAAAACGCTGTTTTTTTATGGCGTAAATTCAATCCTTGGTCTTCAACAACAGCAGTAACAACTAAATGTGTTGAAAAGACTAAATTAAATAAGTGGAAATTAAAAAGAGACAAATATTCAATCTTAAATACTCTAATTCACGAAAGAGTGCATTCATTTTGTCAAGTTCATCCTAATGGTAAACAAACAAGAGTGGCTAATGTTTGCGACGCTTCTTATGTTGCAGGAGATTTAGCAGAAATATTGATTTTAAATAAAATGGGAGTGAAAGAGAGGAAGATGAACAAACCTATTTGTCCTGCTCTTAAAAAGAAAATTGACGAATATAATTTAATAATGATAAAATAACTGGTGGGAGAACATGCATAATTAATTGCTAGTTCTTGCCAATTTACTGAAGTCCTCACGGATTTTCTATCTTAATTTATTTTCTAAACTTAGTGCTTAAACATCGTAACCAACTCTATACAAAGTCATTATATAAAAAAATCTCAAGTTTTAGCTTGAGATTTTTTTTTATTTTGAAAAAGTTTTCTACTGCACCTTAATAGAACAACCAATAGCACGTGTTTCTGTTTTTTCTACTTTTTTTCCAGCTAATAAAGCATCCACAGCATTTTCTACATATTTTTCTGTAACTGCATCTGGATTTCTAGAACTGTTATCAATCGCACCAATGTATTGTACTTTCATGTCTTTTTTAGTCACAATGTAAACATGCGGAGTTTTTGTGGCTCCGAATTTTGGATACACTTTTTGCCCGTCGTCAAATAAATACGGAAACGTAAATCCTTTTTCGGTTGCTCTTTCTTTCATTTTTTCGAAACTATCACCAGAAACTGCTGTAGGGTCATTAGGGTTAATCGCAATTACTGGAAAGCCTGCTTTTTTGTATTTTTGGTCTAAAGCAATAATTCTATCTTCGTTTGCTACGGAATACGGACAAGTATTACAGGTAAAAATGATTATAAAACCTTTTGCAGACGTGTAATCTGACAAAGAAACCATTTTATTATCGATATTTTTTAATCGAAAATCTTCAATTTTATCTCCTACTTTATAACCGTCTTTTTTATCAGTTTTTATGGTAAATGCCGTTAAAGCAAATACATACAGTACTATTATTGCTTTTGTAAATTTCATTTTTTCTAAGGATTTAAAAAGGTTTGTACTTCTTTTTCTAACGTTTCGTATTTAAAAGACTGTTCGTAAAACATTCTCTTATTTTTACTATAAATTAAGGTGGCTGGTATGGCTCCAGACCAGTTTTTGTCAATTGCTTTTATCCAAACATCTTCGTTTACATCGTCTAATAAAATTACTTCTGATTGTAAATTTTTCTTTTGAATAAAAGGAATTAGTTTTTTTTCTGCTTGTTTCGGAAAATCTAAACTCACTAAAATAACCTCTACATTTTTACCTGCATATTGCTTACCCAATTTTTCGAAGTATGGCAATTCCTTTACACAAGGGCCACACCAAGTTGCCCAAAAATTAATAACGTAAATTTTATCGTCCTTTTTTTCTAACAAAGGTTTTAGCTCACTATAATTGTAAGATTTTACTGTTATTTTATTTTCTTGTACAACAGTTTCTTTTTCAACTTCTTTTTTTGCCACACTTTCTTTCTTGCAAGAAAAAGACATCGCTACAAAAAGACCTACAAATAATACTTTCCACTTCATTTATTAAAATTACGAATAAATTAAATAAGTTGTTAGTATTTAACGCATCCTTAACAAATAAAGTGGTAGATGAGATTTAAACACGAATTTCACGGCTTCACAAGTGTTGTGTGGGTTTTCCACGAAGTTTCACAGAAAACTACAAAAAGATTCGCAGAGTAGAGTATTTTTTTCTGGAGCTTGTATTGAGCAGAGTCGAAATAAGAATTAAAGGGGATTTAAAAAGAGTGCTATCTAGCAAAAAATATCATTCAATATTTTTGCCAATCGAATTCCCCCTACTTGTAATTGATTTCTTACGGTTTTAAAATGGTCGTAAGAATATCTATAACGTAAATTTTCGCCTACTTTAACAGATTTATAAATTTCTCTGGTTAACACATGCACTTCGTTTACCCAATCTTCAATAGTTCCTTTTTCTATGGCTTTAATTTGTTTTTTAGATAAATCTTTTGCGTTGTCTGCCAATTCTAAATAACTCATATTCCATTCTTCAATCATTTTTGTGTCCCAAACTGCGTGCAAATTGGTTCCTTTTCCAAACCATTGAACTTGAATGGTATTTCCTCCTTTGTCTTCTTTTTGCCCAATATGCATAGGCTGATGTAAATCGCCTACAAAATGAATCAACAATTTTAAATAAAATGCTCTGTCTTTATCTGAACTTTTTTTATCCTTTAAAACTGCAATGCACTTTTTTATTCCGGTTACTAAATCGCCTTTCGGATTTTTCTCTGCTTCTGCATATGTTTGGTTTAAATCCATATTTACATAATGCCATGGAAAAAATTCGCTGTATTTTCTATCGGACTTTATTTCATCTGCAAATGTAGATACAAAAGCCAAGCTCTCGCCTTTTAACAATTTGTCTATTTTCTTTTTTGCTCTTCTTTTTAAATATTTTTCGGCAATTTTTCCAGTGGCTCTATGGCCATTTTGCCCCCAAAAGAAAGTTTCTTCTGTAGCTGGTTTCGAAAAGAAAAGGAAAGACAATAGAACTGCGATTTTAAGTTTCATTAGTAAAAATATTTATAATTCTGTGCGAAGTTATAAAAATAAATACATCATTATTTGGAAATATCAAAAAATTATTTATATCTTTATGATATCAAATTAATATCATTTTAAATCAACTACACATGAAAGCAGAGAAAATTATCAAACTTGCAAACGGTTACTTAATGTTAGTAATTATTACTGTATTATTTTTTGGAGGAATAATTATGGTTATTAAAACCGAAAACCCTCTTTATCTATTGGCTACTTTGGTCGGTTTTATTG
Coding sequences:
- a CDS encoding IS982 family transposase — encoded protein: MIIYSKITEIFCLVDEFCKEYDQIVSKHLLGNPSKRPSVMSNSEVITITILFQLSGFRTFKHFYVYYLQKHMQDDFPATVSYNRFTELMQQNLMPMTLFLKTCCLGNSTGISFVDSTPVRVCSPKRIKNNKVFKGIATTGKSTIGWFHGFKLHIVINDKGEILNFCITQANVDDRTPLKKKSFLDKIYGKLYADKGYVGKDLMQLLFADGLHLITHIKNNMKNSLMTMSDKILLRKRSVIETVNDELKNICQIEHSRHRSFTNFLSNIIAGLIAYSFLPKKPAIKYQTVKSNQLTIY
- a CDS encoding thioredoxin family protein; the encoded protein is MKFTKAIIVLYVFALTAFTIKTDKKDGYKVGDKIEDFRLKNIDNKMVSLSDYTSAKGFIIIFTCNTCPYSVANEDRIIALDQKYKKAGFPVIAINPNDPTAVSGDSFEKMKERATEKGFTFPYLFDDGQKVYPKFGATKTPHVYIVTKKDMKVQYIGAIDNSSRNPDAVTEKYVENAVDALLAGKKVEKTETRAIGCSIKVQ
- a CDS encoding TlpA disulfide reductase family protein, which codes for MKWKVLFVGLFVAMSFSCKKESVAKKEVEKETVVQENKITVKSYNYSELKPLLEKKDDKIYVINFWATWCGPCVKELPYFEKLGKQYAGKNVEVILVSLDFPKQAEKKLIPFIQKKNLQSEVILLDDVNEDVWIKAIDKNWSGAIPATLIYSKNKRMFYEQSFKYETLEKEVQTFLNP
- a CDS encoding S1/P1 nuclease; the protein is MKLKIAVLLSFLFFSKPATEETFFWGQNGHRATGKIAEKYLKRRAKKKIDKLLKGESLAFVSTFADEIKSDRKYSEFFPWHYVNMDLNQTYAEAEKNPKGDLVTGIKKCIAVLKDKKSSDKDRAFYLKLLIHFVGDLHQPMHIGQKEDKGGNTIQVQWFGKGTNLHAVWDTKMIEEWNMSYLELADNAKDLSKKQIKAIEKGTIEDWVNEVHVLTREIYKSVKVGENLRYRYSYDHFKTVRNQLQVGGIRLAKILNDIFC